In Rhodoligotrophos defluvii, a genomic segment contains:
- a CDS encoding LysE family translocator, whose protein sequence is MTGFLAFLGLAAVVIVTPGPDTAVTIRNTLLGSRPGGVMTALGVASGQVIWALATSAGIVAILVASKPLFLALTYAGAAYLVFLGIQALRDAFGSSGVKAHIAQPINPSSRLRPLAAFRQGLVSDLGNPKMAIFFASLLPQFVPAGEASFFSFLLLGLIFSGMTFGWLTLYAVLVATAGDFLRRSAVRRWIEGLMGGLLVAFGIRIALEGR, encoded by the coding sequence ATGACCGGGTTTCTGGCCTTCCTGGGCCTCGCGGCCGTCGTCATCGTCACGCCCGGACCCGATACCGCGGTCACCATAAGAAACACGCTTCTCGGCAGCCGGCCGGGAGGGGTCATGACGGCGCTCGGCGTGGCGAGCGGCCAAGTCATCTGGGCGCTGGCCACCAGCGCGGGAATAGTCGCAATCCTCGTCGCCTCCAAGCCGCTTTTTCTCGCTCTCACCTATGCCGGTGCGGCCTACCTCGTTTTCTTGGGCATTCAGGCGCTGCGGGACGCGTTCGGTTCTTCCGGGGTGAAAGCTCACATAGCGCAACCAATTAATCCTTCCTCGAGATTGCGGCCGCTCGCTGCCTTCCGGCAAGGCCTCGTCAGCGACCTCGGCAATCCCAAAATGGCGATATTCTTCGCAAGCTTGCTGCCGCAATTCGTGCCGGCCGGGGAAGCGAGCTTCTTCAGCTTTCTCCTGCTGGGGCTCATATTCTCTGGAATGACCTTCGGCTGGCTCACCCTTTATGCCGTTCTGGTCGCGACAGCCGGCGATTTCCTTCGCCGGAGCGCGGTGCGGCGCTGGATCGAAGGGCTCATGGGAGGCCTGCTGGTCGCGTTCGGCATTCGCATTGCCCTCGAAGGGAGATAG
- a CDS encoding monovalent cation:proton antiporter-2 (CPA2) family protein — MLRDATIFLLASVLVVPLVRRVGVHAVIGYLIAGLVIGPHGLALIGEVEGTHRLAELGVVFMLFAIGLELSLDRLKVMARYVFGLGLAQVAVTGLAIGAGALLLDRGWSQAAVVGGALALSSTAFVLQMLAERGELSTQLGRVVLSILLLQDLAVVPGLAVVTALGQEPEAVGQALILAAAKATAALALLLAAGRLVLRPLYRFIASTRSPELFMAATLLVVLATAWGTAAAGLSMSLGAFLAGLMLAGTEYRHQVEADIRPVRGILLGLFFISVGMLVDLRVIVPQFHLILAATIALLFVKALLIAGLGRLFGLSPGLAVNAGLHLAQGGEFAFVLFSLAMGTAVLPVETGQFLLAVVALSMAATPALAWAGRHAQRWLDSRGLDGRAALEAEAKSYFDHVVIAGFGRVGQTIAQLLGERGHRWIAVDLDVARVEASRAKGLHVFFGDACREAITKAARAQEARAVVITLDDPAAARVVLRNLRRNLPDTPIIVRARDHVEMQALLAEGATRVLPETTESSLLLGKAVLDALGEEEAQIQQAIEAVRQVMQAPARARANPKSSQTGGTG; from the coding sequence ATGCTCCGCGACGCCACCATCTTCCTGCTGGCATCGGTGCTGGTCGTGCCCCTTGTCCGAAGAGTGGGTGTGCATGCGGTCATCGGGTATCTCATCGCCGGGCTCGTCATAGGCCCTCACGGGCTGGCTCTGATCGGTGAAGTCGAAGGCACACATCGCCTCGCCGAGCTCGGCGTTGTTTTCATGCTCTTCGCCATAGGCCTCGAGCTATCGCTCGATCGGCTGAAGGTCATGGCGCGTTATGTGTTCGGCCTCGGTCTGGCGCAGGTGGCCGTGACCGGACTGGCGATCGGAGCCGGTGCGCTGCTGCTTGACCGGGGCTGGAGCCAGGCCGCAGTCGTCGGCGGCGCGCTTGCCTTGTCCTCGACCGCCTTCGTCCTGCAGATGCTTGCGGAACGGGGCGAACTGTCGACCCAACTCGGTCGGGTCGTCCTATCCATTCTCCTGCTTCAGGACCTGGCGGTCGTGCCCGGCCTGGCCGTGGTCACCGCCCTGGGACAGGAGCCCGAGGCGGTCGGGCAGGCTCTCATCTTGGCCGCTGCAAAGGCAACGGCCGCTCTGGCCCTGCTCCTGGCGGCGGGGCGGCTCGTGTTGCGGCCCCTCTACCGCTTCATCGCATCGACGCGCAGCCCCGAGCTGTTCATGGCAGCAACCCTGCTGGTCGTGCTGGCGACCGCCTGGGGAACAGCGGCGGCGGGGCTTTCGATGTCGCTCGGCGCGTTCCTCGCGGGGCTCATGCTGGCGGGAACCGAATATCGCCACCAAGTCGAAGCCGACATTCGTCCAGTGCGCGGGATCCTGCTCGGGCTTTTCTTTATCTCGGTCGGCATGCTGGTGGACCTCCGCGTGATCGTCCCACAATTTCACCTCATCCTGGCTGCGACGATCGCGCTCCTCTTCGTGAAGGCATTGCTCATTGCAGGATTGGGGCGCCTGTTTGGGCTTTCACCGGGCCTCGCCGTCAATGCGGGGCTGCACCTTGCGCAGGGTGGTGAGTTTGCCTTCGTGCTATTTTCCCTTGCCATGGGCACCGCGGTGCTGCCAGTCGAAACGGGCCAGTTCCTTCTGGCCGTCGTTGCTCTGAGCATGGCGGCGACGCCGGCTCTGGCCTGGGCGGGCCGCCATGCGCAGCGCTGGTTGGACAGTCGCGGCCTGGATGGCCGGGCCGCCCTGGAGGCGGAGGCGAAATCGTATTTCGATCACGTCGTGATCGCCGGCTTCGGACGGGTCGGCCAAACCATTGCGCAGCTGCTCGGAGAACGAGGGCATCGATGGATAGCGGTCGATCTCGACGTTGCCCGTGTGGAGGCCTCGCGTGCGAAGGGGCTGCACGTCTTCTTCGGAGATGCATGCCGGGAAGCGATAACGAAGGCGGCGAGGGCTCAGGAGGCCCGCGCGGTCGTCATTACCCTGGATGACCCGGCTGCGGCGCGTGTCGTGCTTCGAAATCTGCGCCGCAATTTACCGGACACGCCGATCATCGTCCGCGCGCGGGATCACGTCGAGATGCAAGCCCTGCTCGCCGAGGGCGCCACGCGTGTTCTGCCGGAAACCACGGAATCCAGTCTCCTTCTCGGCAAGGCAGTCCTTGACGCATTGGGAGAAGAGGAAGCTCAGATCCAGCAGGCGATAGAGGCCGTGCGGCAAGTCATGCAAGCCCCGGCGAGGGCACGAGCTAACCCGAAGTCTTCACAGACGGGCGGGACTGGATAA
- a CDS encoding branched-chain amino acid ABC transporter permease produces the protein MTLLLPAGDYRTTYRADTTIFPTRGSRLGVIVFIAVLAAAPAVLDKHLLSLLIQIGYLSIAALGLNILVGFTGQISIGHAAFFGFGAFASAYFANAGIPVVLSIPLAGFATTAVGMVFGLPAARLKGLYLAIATLAAQFIIEDFLNRADWFTGGVAGTIAPPFSLLGMTFDTDERYAYVVLVAVILAFVLAANLLRTRDGRALVAVRDHYLSAEMMGINLTKYRTLSFGISAFYAGIGGALYAHYLQFVSVEGFTLLFSIQFLGMIIIGGLGSLLGTLLGTAFMVLLPEVMQAFTDALAGTPIDSALGLRDSLAYLREITIGLAIILFLVFEPDGLAHRWRQIKAYWKLFPFSH, from the coding sequence ATGACCCTTCTTCTCCCGGCAGGCGACTACCGCACAACCTATCGAGCCGACACGACCATTTTCCCGACCAGGGGAAGCCGGCTGGGCGTGATCGTCTTCATCGCCGTGCTCGCGGCTGCACCGGCAGTGCTGGACAAGCACCTTTTGTCGCTGCTCATTCAGATCGGCTATCTCAGCATCGCGGCGCTCGGTCTCAATATTCTCGTGGGCTTCACCGGCCAGATCTCGATCGGGCATGCCGCATTCTTCGGCTTCGGAGCCTTCGCCTCGGCCTACTTCGCCAATGCCGGCATTCCGGTGGTGCTGTCCATACCGCTCGCAGGTTTCGCCACAACAGCCGTGGGAATGGTCTTCGGCCTGCCGGCGGCACGCCTGAAAGGGCTCTACCTGGCCATTGCCACCCTTGCCGCGCAATTCATCATCGAGGACTTCCTCAACCGGGCGGACTGGTTCACCGGCGGCGTCGCCGGGACCATAGCGCCGCCCTTCAGCCTGCTCGGCATGACCTTCGACACCGACGAGCGCTATGCCTATGTGGTGCTCGTCGCCGTCATCCTGGCCTTTGTTCTTGCCGCGAATCTGTTGCGGACCCGCGACGGCCGCGCGCTCGTCGCCGTGCGCGACCATTACCTCTCGGCGGAGATGATGGGCATCAATCTCACCAAGTACCGGACGCTCTCTTTCGGCATCTCCGCGTTCTACGCCGGCATCGGCGGCGCGCTTTATGCGCACTACCTGCAGTTCGTTTCCGTCGAGGGCTTCACCCTTCTGTTCTCGATCCAGTTTCTCGGGATGATCATCATCGGCGGGCTGGGATCGCTGCTCGGCACCCTGCTGGGCACCGCGTTCATGGTCCTGCTGCCGGAGGTGATGCAGGCCTTCACCGACGCGCTCGCGGGGACACCCATCGACAGCGCACTGGGGCTGCGCGACTCGCTGGCCTATCTGCGCGAGATCACCATCGGCCTCGCCATCATCCTCTTCCTCGTCTTCGAGCCGGACGGGCTTGCGCATCGATGGCGCCAGATCAAGGCCTATTGGAAGCTGTTTCCCTTCTCGCACTGA
- a CDS encoding branched-chain amino acid ABC transporter permease, with amino-acid sequence MPDALLIQLIVNGIVIGALYGVVGMAFVLIYKASRVVNFAQGEFLLVGAWVCWWLVAKWQLPFVLGFPMTLAFMVAFGLLLQVVLLRPLIGEPIISVIMVTIGLSIVIDAAMKWMFGVTAQPFPQVFAVPSIAFLGLRIQTVYVMSLGVCLVIMAGFAWFFKFSRYGLAMRATAFDQQVAQSLGISVRSVFAASWAISAVVSAVAGVVVGIVNGVSSALSSFGIKVFPAVILGGLDSVFGAVLGGVAIGLLENLMHYVDSRWLHWGNLYHVAPFYVLVGILMLRPYGFFGTRDIERV; translated from the coding sequence GTGCCTGATGCCCTGCTGATTCAGCTCATCGTCAACGGCATCGTCATCGGCGCGCTCTATGGCGTGGTCGGCATGGCCTTCGTGCTGATCTACAAGGCCAGCCGCGTCGTCAATTTCGCGCAGGGCGAATTCCTACTCGTCGGCGCCTGGGTGTGCTGGTGGCTGGTGGCCAAATGGCAGCTGCCCTTCGTGCTCGGCTTCCCCATGACGCTCGCCTTCATGGTGGCGTTCGGCCTGCTCTTGCAGGTGGTGCTGCTCCGGCCGCTGATCGGGGAACCGATCATCTCGGTGATCATGGTGACGATCGGACTGTCGATCGTGATCGATGCCGCGATGAAGTGGATGTTCGGCGTCACCGCGCAACCGTTTCCGCAGGTGTTTGCGGTGCCGAGCATCGCGTTTCTCGGGCTGCGGATTCAAACCGTTTACGTCATGAGCCTCGGCGTATGCCTGGTGATCATGGCCGGCTTCGCATGGTTCTTCAAATTCTCCCGTTACGGCCTTGCCATGCGCGCCACCGCCTTCGACCAGCAGGTCGCCCAGTCCCTCGGCATTTCCGTACGGTCCGTGTTCGCCGCAAGCTGGGCGATCTCCGCGGTGGTGTCCGCCGTCGCCGGCGTGGTGGTCGGCATCGTGAACGGTGTCTCTTCGGCGCTGTCGAGCTTCGGCATCAAGGTGTTCCCGGCGGTGATCCTGGGCGGGCTCGACAGCGTGTTCGGCGCCGTCCTCGGCGGCGTGGCCATCGGCCTGCTCGAAAACCTCATGCACTACGTGGATAGCCGCTGGCTGCACTGGGGCAATCTCTACCATGTCGCCCCGTTCTACGTGCTGGTCGGCATTCTGATGCTCAGGCCCTACGGCTTCTTCGGCACGCGCGACATCGAGCGGGTGTGA
- a CDS encoding ABC transporter substrate-binding protein — MKAIAVLGAALIGLCGPALAQETIRIGQLVDYTGPTSDISQPFGQGQQDAIAYINKNGGIAGQQISIDMFDYAYQAPRAISQYKKWTGSDKVTAILGWGTADTEALSGFVAKDQIPYVSGSYAAQISDPQGKGPRGSKPAPYNFFYGPTYSDALRGLLIWAKKDYEAKGRTDKPKYVHMGANHPYPNAPKEAGEALARELGFEVLPAIQYALTPGDYTAQCLTLKESGADYAYLGNTAGSTISLLKSCHTVGAKPQFLGNVWGLDESSAKAIGAGADGVVFAVRTPVLWNGDAPGMATLRAISAISDPSGRAFRLGHYMASVCAVYYLKEAMEWAAANGGISGENIKQGFYQKADWVPAGLEGVCFPSTWTPEDHRGTAGVNIVRAHVTGPTDAPVAELVKAGTIRFEPLETIEVERRPEWLGW, encoded by the coding sequence ATGAAAGCAATCGCAGTTCTTGGGGCAGCATTGATCGGATTATGCGGACCGGCCCTGGCGCAGGAGACGATCCGCATCGGGCAGCTCGTCGATTACACCGGGCCCACATCCGACATCAGCCAGCCTTTCGGCCAGGGCCAGCAGGACGCCATCGCCTACATCAACAAGAACGGTGGCATTGCGGGGCAGCAGATCTCGATCGACATGTTCGACTATGCCTACCAGGCGCCCCGCGCCATCAGCCAATACAAGAAGTGGACGGGCAGCGACAAGGTGACCGCGATCCTGGGCTGGGGAACGGCTGACACCGAGGCGCTCAGCGGTTTCGTCGCCAAGGATCAGATTCCGTACGTGTCCGGCTCCTATGCCGCGCAGATCAGCGATCCCCAGGGCAAGGGCCCGCGGGGAAGCAAGCCGGCCCCCTACAACTTCTTCTACGGACCAACCTATTCCGATGCGCTCCGGGGCCTGCTCATCTGGGCAAAGAAGGATTACGAGGCGAAGGGGAGAACCGACAAGCCCAAATACGTGCACATGGGCGCCAATCATCCCTATCCGAATGCACCGAAGGAGGCGGGCGAAGCTCTGGCGCGCGAGCTGGGCTTCGAAGTGCTGCCGGCCATCCAATATGCGCTGACACCCGGCGACTACACCGCGCAATGCCTGACCCTCAAAGAGAGCGGTGCTGATTACGCCTATCTCGGCAACACGGCCGGCTCCACCATCTCGCTACTGAAGTCGTGCCACACTGTGGGCGCCAAGCCGCAGTTCCTGGGCAATGTCTGGGGGCTCGACGAGAGCTCCGCCAAGGCGATCGGCGCGGGAGCGGACGGGGTGGTCTTCGCGGTGCGCACGCCGGTGCTGTGGAATGGAGATGCCCCGGGCATGGCCACTCTGCGCGCCATCTCGGCCATTTCCGACCCGTCGGGCCGGGCGTTCCGGCTAGGCCATTACATGGCCTCCGTCTGCGCCGTCTATTATCTGAAGGAAGCCATGGAATGGGCGGCGGCGAATGGCGGAATCAGCGGCGAAAACATCAAACAGGGCTTCTATCAGAAGGCCGACTGGGTGCCCGCCGGCCTGGAAGGCGTTTGCTTCCCCTCGACCTGGACGCCGGAAGACCATCGCGGAACCGCGGGCGTCAACATCGTGCGCGCCCATGTCACTGGGCCGACCGATGCGCCCGTGGCCGAGCTTGTGAAGGCCGGCACCATCCGATTCGAGCCGCTGGAGACGATCGAGGTCGAGCGCCGGCCCGAATGGCTCGGCTGGTAG
- a CDS encoding ABC transporter ATP-binding protein: MIRLEGAVGRERTGPPMLNVSNVEVVYDEVILVLRGLSFAVHAGEIVALLGANGAGKSTTLKAISGLLKSENGKITRGNIAFGGEEISTLEPDTVVRRGVFQVLEGRRIIGDMTCVENLRLGAYVRRDREIENDLETVFSYFPRLRERKGLAGYLSGGEQQMLALGRALMARPKLILLDEPSMGLSPLLVQEVFEIIKRINRELKTTILIVEQNAKMALGLASYGYIMEQGKIVLDGSAAELRENEDVKEFYLGTSAARKSFKNLKSFHRRKRWL, translated from the coding sequence ATGATCAGGCTTGAAGGAGCAGTCGGACGGGAGCGTACCGGCCCTCCAATGCTCAATGTCAGCAATGTGGAGGTCGTCTATGACGAGGTCATCCTGGTCCTGCGCGGCCTGAGCTTTGCGGTGCATGCCGGCGAGATCGTGGCGCTGCTCGGCGCCAACGGCGCCGGCAAGTCGACCACCCTGAAGGCGATCTCGGGGCTTCTCAAGAGCGAGAACGGAAAGATCACGCGGGGCAACATCGCCTTCGGCGGCGAGGAGATCAGCACGCTCGAGCCGGACACGGTGGTGCGTCGCGGCGTCTTTCAGGTGCTGGAAGGCCGGCGCATCATCGGTGACATGACTTGCGTCGAGAACCTGCGTCTCGGCGCCTATGTCAGGCGGGACCGCGAGATCGAGAACGACCTGGAAACGGTCTTCAGCTATTTCCCGCGGCTGCGCGAACGAAAGGGGCTGGCCGGCTACCTGTCCGGGGGCGAGCAGCAGATGCTCGCCCTCGGGCGGGCGCTCATGGCCCGTCCGAAGCTCATCCTCCTGGACGAGCCGTCCATGGGCCTATCGCCGCTTCTGGTGCAGGAGGTGTTTGAAATCATCAAGCGCATCAATCGCGAACTGAAGACGACAATCCTGATCGTCGAGCAGAATGCGAAGATGGCCCTCGGCCTTGCGTCCTACGGCTATATCATGGAGCAGGGCAAGATCGTGCTGGACGGCTCCGCGGCCGAGCTGCGCGAAAACGAGGATGTGAAAGAGTTCTATCTCGGCACCAGCGCGGCTCGCAAAAGCTTCAAGAACCTCAAGAGCTTCCACCGGCGCAAGCGCTGGCTTTAA